A portion of the Toxoplasma gondii ME49 chromosome VIIb, whole genome shotgun sequence genome contains these proteins:
- a CDS encoding ADP-ribosylation factor family protein 1, putative (encoded by transcript TGME49_262860) has translation MGGYFSALFSRLIGPKEVRILILGLDNAGKTTILYRLHLNEVVETLPTIGFNVETVRYKNVEFQVWDLGGQTSVRPYWRCYFPNTNAVIYVVDSADRERISDAKHELHLILQEEELRGVALAVVANKQDLPDAMSEGEISAALGLPSLRDRPWAIMRTSAVKGEGLDRAMDWLTDVLSQS, from the exons ATGGGAGGTTACTTCTCAGCTCTTTTCTCACGCCTTATAGGTCCGAAGGAGGTTCGGATTCTCATTCTCGGCCTGGACAATGCAGGAAAGACGACGATTCTCT atcGACTGCATTTGAACGAGGTCGTCGAAACGCTTCCCA CGATTGGCTTCAATGTGGAGACGGTGCGCTATAAAAACGTCGAATTCCAGGTTTGGGACCTGGGCGGCCAGACGTCTGTCAG ACCGTACTGGCGCTGCTACTTTCCGAATACGAACGCAGTTATCTACGTTGTCGACAGCGCAGATCGGGAGCGCATTTCCGACGCGAAGCATGAATTGCATTTGATTCTGCAA gaggaagaactgcggggcgtcgctctcgccgtcgTAGCCAACAAGCAGGACCTGCCGGACGCTATGAGTGAAGGCGAA ATCTCAGCTGCTTTGggacttccttctctgcgagACCGTCCGTGGGCGATCATGCGAACGTCCGCTGTCAAGGGAGAAGGTTTGGATCGAGCGATGGACTG gCTTACAGATGTCCTTTCTCAGTCGTAG